The Rahnella aquatilis CIP 78.65 = ATCC 33071 genomic sequence CGACATGATTGACGGTAATCTGCATATTCAGGATCCGATCATCAGCCTCGACCTTTCGCCGCAGGGCATTGCGATCAAACAAGCGACGGCACGCTGGGAGCGCAGTTTACTGCGCATGACCGGCAACTGGCTGCGCGCCAACAAACGCCTTCAGCTTGATGAAGTGTCTGTTGCGGGACTGGAATACACCTTGCCGGAAAACTGGAAACAACTCTGGAATCAGGCACTGCCGGATTCGCTGTCTGAAGTCTTTATCAGCCGGTTCATTGCTAACCGGAACCTGATTATTGATATCAATCCGCAGTTCCCCTTCCAGCTGACCGCGCTTGATGGACTCGGCAGTAACCTGCTGCTGGCGCGTAATCATCAGTGGGGGATCTGGAACGGTAAGCTGAATCTGAATGCCAGCGAAGCGACGTTCAACCGCAATGACGTGCGCCGTCCTTCCATCACGCTGGAGGCGAACGATCGTCAGGTAAATATTGCAGAGCTGAGTGCCTTTACCAAAGAAGGATTGCTGGAAGCCAGTGCGACAGTTGATCAACAGCCGCAGCGTCATTTCTCTGTGAAGATGACCGGTCGCTCGGTACCGGCAAATCAGCTGGAAAACTGGGGATGGCCACATGTGGCAATGGAAGGTAACGCCAATATGCAACTGAATCTGCAAGGGCAGATGCCAGCAAACGTGGATTACAAACCCACGCTCAGCGGTACCTTACAGATAAACGGCAGCCAGAGCATTGACCAGACAATGGTGAACGGACTGGTTTCCGGTGCGCAAGCGCCCGCTGTTCCCTAAATCAGTTCAGCGGCCATAATGCAAAAGGCACCGCCATTGCGGTGCCTTTTGTTTGGGATTAACACAAATCAGTTAATTTCAGGTTCCAGCGGTGCGCCTGGCGCGGCGGGCAACACCAGATAAGTGCCTTCAAATACCGCGCCGTCTATCTCATCGCCGTACAAATTCACTTCGAGTTGCACGCGCGCTTTACGCCCGCGGGCCAGACGGTCGAGATCACCACGGACAGAGCCCAGATCGGCAACAGCACGAGGTCTTCCGGTCACCGGCATGCTGTAACGGATATGTGCATCCGCCAGCACAATGGTGCCACCCAGATGACGTTCACGTAGCAACAGCCAGATCAGCCCCCAGCCGGTCAGCGTTGCCAGCGAAAACAAACTGCCAGCGAATAACGTATGGTGAGGATTCTGGTTGCCCGTTTCCGGCATCGTGGTGACAAATCGCTGCCCGGTGTACTGACTGATACGCACGCCCATTTTTTCGCTGAGCGGGATATGGTCATACCAGGCCTGTTGCAGCTGACCGCACCAGTCGGGACGATGCAGAATATCATCCAGCGTTTCGATGGGTTTGATCATCAGGAAATGGCGAACCGGCGTGGTTTGCGGTGTGGTGATTTCACCCTGATTTACAAAGCCCAGTTTGGCAAAGAAATCCACGGCATCTTCGCGGGCGCTACAGACCACACGTTTTACCCCTTCCTGACGCGCCACAGACTCCAGGGTCATCGCGACCAGCGTCCCCAGCCCTTTGTCCTGGACATTCGGATCAACCGCCAGAAAGCGGATAGAGGCTTCGTTATCGGCATTGATGTATAAACGACCAACCGCCACCGGTTCGCCATTTTCATCAACCACCATCTGATGATGGGCGATGGAATCGTAGGCATCACGCTCTGAACCCTCCGGCTGATGCAACGGTTTACGCAGCATTTCCCAGCGGAATCGGTAATAGGCGGCCAGTTCTTTTTCGGTCGTCGGTACTCTCAGATGATACATAGATGCTTTCTCTCCGGCGTTATGCCTTATGGATCAGACTTGTAGCCAGAAGGTCACCGGCCCGTCGTTCACCAGTGCCACTTTCATATCCGCTGCAAAGCGTCCGGTTTCGGTAGCAATGCCTTTTTCCCGGCACTGCCCGCAAAAATACTGATATAACCGATCCGCTTCCTGTGGCTCAGCCCCGCGCGAGAACCCGGGACGCATGCCTTTTTGTGTGTCCGCCGCAAGCGTGAACTGCGACACCACCAGCAGGCTGCCACCGGCCTGCTGCACGTTCAGATTCATCTTGTCATTTTCGTCACCGAAGATTCGGTACCCGATCACCCGTTCACACAGGCGTTTGGCTTTTTGTTCGTCATCGCCCTGTTCAACGCCCAGTAAAACCAGTAACCCCGGTCCTATCTGGCCACAGATTTCGCCATCGATCGTAACGCTGGCATTCAATACCCGCTGAATTAACGCAATCATACAAATCCTTCGGACTGATTATTCTTCTGCCACATGTTGAGCAGATTGCAATTTTCTCAGAGAACGATACTCGCCCAGCGTGACGGTAATTTCCGCACCGAGAAGCACGATACACCAGCTGACATAAACCCAGAGAAATAAAATAGGGATCACAGCCAGTACACCGTAAATCAACTGATACGACGGGAAAAGCTGGATGTATAAGGTGAAGATTTTTTTACTCAACTCGAATAATACGCCGGAGACCAGCGCGCCCACCAGCGCATCTTTCGCCGGCACTCTGACTGTCGGTACCACCTGATAAAGCAGCCAGAATGTCACCCAGGAAATCAGCAAAGGCAGGATGCGCAGGGCGTGGTCGATCACCGAATGCACGCCGCTGATATTCAGCCAGTTCAGGGAGAGCAGATACGAGCTGACCGCCACACTGGCGACCAGCAAAATAGGCCCGAGCGTTAAAACCATCCAGTAGACGGCAAAGGAGAAGACGATCGGACGTTTGGTTTTGCTGTCCCAGATTTTGTTCAGCACGCTGTCTACTGAGGCGATCAGAAGCAATGCGGTAACGATTAATCCGCAGGTACCCACGGCCGTCATTTTGCTGGAGTTGGCAACAAACTGTTCCAGATAACGCTGGATTGTATTACCGGTCGCAGGCATGAAGTTGGAAAAGATGAAGGTTTTCAGCTGCATGCTGATTTCTGAAAAAACAGGGAATAAGGCAAAAAGTGAAAATACCACCGCAATCAGCGGCACGAGAGAAAGCAAAGAGACATAGGCCAGATGGCCCGCAAGAAGCGTCAGGCCATCTTTATCCGAACGCTTTAAGAGCAGGCGCGTAAATTTCCACAACGATTTTAGGGAGTGGCTCAGTGCCCTTTTCTGCATCCTTACATCCTTCAGGAAAAGTATTTCGGTACCGTCTGGTTATCTTCCACCCATACAGCCTCAATGCCAGCCGCCC encodes the following:
- the fabY gene encoding fatty acid biosynthesis protein FabY, with amino-acid sequence MYHLRVPTTEKELAAYYRFRWEMLRKPLHQPEGSERDAYDSIAHHQMVVDENGEPVAVGRLYINADNEASIRFLAVDPNVQDKGLGTLVAMTLESVARQEGVKRVVCSAREDAVDFFAKLGFVNQGEITTPQTTPVRHFLMIKPIETLDDILHRPDWCGQLQQAWYDHIPLSEKMGVRISQYTGQRFVTTMPETGNQNPHHTLFAGSLFSLATLTGWGLIWLLLRERHLGGTIVLADAHIRYSMPVTGRPRAVADLGSVRGDLDRLARGRKARVQLEVNLYGDEIDGAVFEGTYLVLPAAPGAPLEPEIN
- the dtd gene encoding D-aminoacyl-tRNA deacylase, yielding MIALIQRVLNASVTIDGEICGQIGPGLLVLLGVEQGDDEQKAKRLCERVIGYRIFGDENDKMNLNVQQAGGSLLVVSQFTLAADTQKGMRPGFSRGAEPQEADRLYQYFCGQCREKGIATETGRFAADMKVALVNDGPVTFWLQV
- a CDS encoding virulence factor BrkB family protein; the protein is MQKRALSHSLKSLWKFTRLLLKRSDKDGLTLLAGHLAYVSLLSLVPLIAVVFSLFALFPVFSEISMQLKTFIFSNFMPATGNTIQRYLEQFVANSSKMTAVGTCGLIVTALLLIASVDSVLNKIWDSKTKRPIVFSFAVYWMVLTLGPILLVASVAVSSYLLSLNWLNISGVHSVIDHALRILPLLISWVTFWLLYQVVPTVRVPAKDALVGALVSGVLFELSKKIFTLYIQLFPSYQLIYGVLAVIPILFLWVYVSWCIVLLGAEITVTLGEYRSLRKLQSAQHVAEE